A stretch of DNA from Chitinivorax sp. PXF-14:
AGCGTATTCACGCCGGCCAGCATCGGGTCCTTGTTGGCACGCTCCATGAACTGCTGCGTGACTTCGTTCAGGCGCTTGGCACCGCCATCACCGCGGTTCTGGATGTAGAACTCGAAGCCACCCGCGTTGCCGAGGCCGAAGATCGCCGGCGGGTTGAAGGCCAGCACCAGCGCCTCCTTGATGCCCGCGGTCTTCATGAACAGCTCGCCCACCAGCTCGCTGGCCTTGACCTTGCGCTGGTCCCACGGCTTCTGCGTGACGAAGAGCGTCGCCGCCGAGTTGCGGAAGCCACCGCCGAGGAAGTCCATGCCCGCAAACGAGATCACGTGGGCATTGGCTTCGTTCGACTGGATCGCGCCGATCACCTGCTGTACCACCTTGTCGGTACGCTGCAGCGTCGCGCCATCGGGCAGGTAGACCGCACCGATGTAGTAGCCCTGGTCTTCTTCCGGCACCAGCGAGCCCGGGGTGTGCTTCCACAGCCCGGCAGTGATCGCCACCATGCCTGCGAACAGCAGCACGCCGAGCACCGAGCGCTTGAGCATGAAATGCACGCCATTCACATAGCGGCCGGTGACGCGGTGGAACCAGTCGTTGAACCAGGTGAAGAAGCGGCCCGGCTGCTTGTGCTCGCGCTTGAGGATCAGCACGCACAGCGACGGCGTCAGGGTCAGCGCCACCACGCCCGAGATGCACACGGCGATCGAGATGGTGATTGCGAACTGGCGGTACAGCTCGCCGGTCAGGCCGCCCAGGAAGGCGATCGGCACGAACACAGCGGTCAGCGTCAGCACGATGGCGATCACCGGCCCGGTCACCTCGCGCATCGCCTTGACGGCGGCGGCGTGGGCCGAGACGTGCTCCTCGTGCATGATGCGCTCGACGTTTTCGAGCACGACGATCGCGTCATCGACCACGATACCGATCGCCAGCACCATGCCGAACAGCGTCAGCGTGTTGATCGAGTAGCCGAGCAGCAACATGCCGGCAAAGGTGCCGATCAGCGATACCGGCACGGCGATGGTCGGGATCAGCGTGGCGCGCCAGTTCTGCAGGAACAGGTAGACCACGAGGAATACCAGCACCATGGCCTCGCCCAGCGTCTTCAGCACCTCGTGGATCGAGACCTCGACAAAGCGCGTGGTGTCGTACGGTGTCGCATAGGTCATGCCCTGCGGGAAACGCTCCGCGATCTGCGTCATGGTACGGTTCACTTCGTCCGCCACGTCGAGCGCGTTGGCGCCCGGCTGCAGGAAAATCCCCAGCAGCGTTGCCGGCTTACCGTTGTAGCGACCGATGAAGTCGTTATCCTTCGAGCCGAGCTCGACCCGCGCCACATCCTTGAGCTTGACCATCGAACCGCCGTTGTTGGCGCGCACGATGATGTTCTCGAACTCCTTCACATCGGCAAGGCGCCCCTTGGCGGTGATCGTGTAGACCAGCTCCTGATCCTTGTCGTTGGGCGACTGGCCGATCTTGCCTGGCGCGAACTGGGCGTTCTGCTGGTTGATCGCGTTGATCACCTCGCCCGTCGTCATCTTGAGCTGGGTCAGGCGGTCCGGCTTGAGCCAGATGCGCATCGCGTAGTCCTTGGCACCGAAGATCTGCACATTGGTGGTGCCGGGGATACGCTTGACCTGGTCGAGCACGTTCTGCGTGACATAGTTCGAGATGTACAGGTCGCTGTAGCGCGCGTCGGGGCTATAGAACGCCAGTACCTGCAGGAAGGCCGAACTGCCCTTCTCCACCGATACGCCCTGGCGCCGCACTTCCTGCGGCAGGCGGGCTTCGGCCTGCTTCACCCGGTTGTTGACGTTGAGTGCCGCCTGGTCGACGTTGGTGCCGATCTCGAAGGTGACCTGGATTTCGACCACACCATTGCTGGCCGAAGTCGAGCTCATGTACTGCATGTGCTCGACACCGTTGATCTGGTTCTCCAGCGGTGCGGCGACAGTCTGCTCCAGCACCTCGGCAGAGGCGCCCGGATAGACGGCGCGCACGGTCACCACCGGCGGTGCGATCTCGGGATATTGCGCGATCGGCAGCACACGCATCGCGGCCAGGCCAGCAAGCATGATGAAGATCGAGATGACCGCCGCGAAGATCGGGCGGTCGATGAAAAAGCGGGAAAACATGGATTAGCCTCGCTCTCTCATCAAGCCTTGGGTTGTGCGGCAGGCGCGGCAGCCGGGGCGGCACCGAGCGGCACCGGCTTCACCGGCGCACCGGGGCGCAGCTTGGGCAGGCCGTCGACGATCACTTCCTCGCCGCCCTTCAGGCCGCTGCGGATGATCCAGCCGCGATCCTTGCCCATGTCCACCCACTCGCCGACTTCGACCGGCTGCGGCTGCGCGATCGGCGCACCGTCCTTGCCCTTGCCGACCAGGAACACGAGCTTGCCCTGGCCGCTCTCGATCACCGCGCGCTGCGGTACGGCCAGCGCGTTGGGGCGCTCGCCGCCGGACAGCAGTACGCGCACGAACTGGCCCGCTGCGAGTTTGCCATTCGCGTTCGGCAGCTCGGCGCGCGCATCATAGGTGCCGGTCGAGGTATTGACGTGGGCATCGCGGAAATTGAGCCTGCCTGCCTGCGCGGCCATCGAGCCGTCGGCCAGGCGCACATTGACCTTGAACTTGCCACCATCGGGTAGTTTGACCTTGCCGTCGGCCGCATCGTGGTCGAGCCTGAGCTGGTCGTCTTCCGAGATGCTGAAGTTGACGTAGATCGGATCAACCTGGACCAGTGTGGTCAGCAGGCTGTCGCCGCCGGCCTGCACCAGGCTGCCTTCGGACTTCTGCGCCTTGCTGGTGATCCCCGCTACCGGCGCGTTGACGTGTGTGTAACCGAGGTTCAAGCGGGCTTCCGTCAACCTGGCCTGCGCCGACTTGAGCGCGGCAGCCGACAACTGTTCGGTCGATACCGCATCGTCGTATTCCTTCTGGCTGACCGCCTTCTGCTCGATCAGCGGCTTGAGCCGCGTGGCTTCGCGCCGCGCCTGGGCGAGCTTGGCCTCGGCGCTAGCGACATCGGCCTCGGCGGCAGCGGCCTGCGCTTCGAACGGCTTCGGGTCGATCAGGAACAGCGGCTGGCCAGCCTTGACGGCAGCACCCTCTTCATACAGGCGCTTTTCCAGAATGCCGGTGACACGACCGCGCACCTCGACTTCCTTCGAGCCGGCGGTCTGGCCGACATATTCGAAGACAACGGGCAGGTTTTGCGGGGTGACTTTCACCACCGCCACTTCGGGCGGGGGCATGCCGCCCATGTGGCCACCCGGCTGTTCTTTGGAACAACCGGCCAGCACCACCAGGGCCAGCGATACGCTTGTGGCGATTTTTGTCGTTGAAACGCGCATTCATGCTCTCCAGTTTGCTACGTGTTATTGGGCTGAAGTGGGGAACTAATTTCGTTTGCAATTATCGTAACATACATACAAGAATGTTTGTAAGTGGAATTTTTGCTAAACTTAGAACATATATTTTGGGGATGCCATTTTTCGATCGCCGTGGGCATCCCGTGATCTTGTTATTTTGGAGTACCGCCGTCGTGGCCAGACGCACCAAGGAAGAAGCCCAGGAAACCCGCTGCCAGCTGCTCGATGCGGCCGAACAGGTTTTCAGCGAAAAGGGCGTGGCTCATACCTCGCTTGCCGATGTGGCAGCCGCCGCCGGCCTGACACGCGGCGCCATCTACTGGCATTTCAAGAACAAAGCCGACCTGCTCGATGCAATGTGCGACCGGGCAACGATGCCGATGGAAGAACTGCTCGAGGCCTACACCGAATCGACCAGCAGCCCGCTGCAGCGCATCCGCCTGCGTGCGGCCGAAGCGCTGCGGCAGACGGCGCACGACGCGCGCTTTCGCTCGATGCTGATTATCGTCTTCCACAAATGTGAGTATGTAGACGAACTCTCTGCAGTCAAGGAACGTCATCTGCAAAGCCGCAACGAGTGCGTCGAGCAGGTCACGCAGGAGTTCACCGATTCGGTTGCCGCAGGCGAGCTGCCAGCCGATCTCGACCCCCGCCGCGCCGCCATCGGCCTGTTCGCCTTCTTCGACGGCCTGGTCTACAACTGGCTGCTCGACCCCACCTATTTCGACATCGATACCAACGCCCAGTACTGGGTGGACCAGTACCTGGGCGGGGTGCGCCAGCCGCTGCCCGACCCGGGGCCGGAACAGGAAACCAAGCCGGCGGCAGCCAGCCGCGGCAAACGCTGCTGCCGCTGAGCACTGGCGCAGTCTGCCCGCTCACGTCCCGGCGTCAGCCGCCCAGCGCGGCGATGGCCTGTGCCAGGTTGAGCATGGCCTGCCGGCCGAGCCGCGCCTCGAAATAGTCGGTGCCGTAGACCCGCGGCCTGGCGAGGAAGGATGCCAGCACCTCGCGCCGCTTGCGGCGGTAGATCAGCCCTGGCACCCAGCGATATTCCTGCCGGACCTGCCGCTCGAACTCGGCGAACACATCAGCGTCGCTGCCGAGTATGGCCAGGTCGATATCGATCAGCAGTACCGCCAGAGGGTCGACCGGGGTATCGACATGGCGGGTCAGCATGATCCAGTCTGCCACTTGGGCGACCTCGCCTGCCGCCACGCCCGCCTTGTTAGCCAGCTTCTGCCACCAGCGCGCACTGCGCGCCTCGTTGTCGCTGCGATGCGGGTCGTAGATTGCATCGTGGAACCAGATCGCCAGCTCCAGCAGGTCGTTTCGCGCCGCGGCCCCTGCCTCGACCGCTGCGTCGTACCAGCGCAGGCAGGCGGCGATATGGGCAAAGGTATGGTAGGCGCGGTGCGGTTCGTCGTAGGCGCGGCGCAGCGTGAAATAGTCGGCGCTGCCGTCGTAGCCAGACGCCATCCTGCGCCAGAGCGCCTGCCAGCGCTCGGCGGCCCAGTCGGTGGCGGGCAAGACCTCAGGCATCGCGCACCCGCGCCGGCAGCCAGGCCGCGCACCAGGCATCGAGCCGGTGAGCGGCAAAGGGCTGGAAGCGGCGTTCAAGCCAGTAGGAGAACACCAGCGTCAGCAGCAGCGCCACGGCCAGCCAGGGGGCGATCCCCGTCGGCGTATGCACCGGCGCCAGCGAATTGGCGAAATGCAGGATGGGGTAATGCACCAGGTACAGCGCGTAGGAAATCATGCCAACCGGCACCGTGAGCCGGATGCCGATCTGGGTCAGCCGGCCCAGCAGGGGATGGTAGTTGCGCACCACCAGCAACGCCCCGGCCAAGGCAAACACGGCCATCTGCACGATACCGGCAGCCGACTTGGGCCCCCACAGCTGCAGCAGGGTAGCGCTCAACGCCACCAGCGTCGGCAGGATGGCGGCCAGCGCGGCAAGGCCGCGCAGCCCCACCGGCCAGTTGGCCGGGCGGCTCAGCGGCAACAGCAGGATCAGGGCGAACATGATGCCCCAGCCGAGATCGGTAGCGATGGCGAAGCGCGTGCTGCCGATCGCGGGCACCAGCACCAGCAGGCCGGAGATGGCGATCCACAACAGCTGGCGCGGTATCGCCACGCGCGCATCGCGCCGCCGCATGTCGGCCACCCAGGCCCCGAGGCACCACAGGAAATACAGCGACAACACATTCCACACGTGATCGCAGGCAATCGGCCCCATCGCCAGCGCCAGCACGCTGAGCGCCGCGCCTGCACCCACGGCGGCCTGTGTCGAATAGCGCTGGGCAACACGCCAGAACAGCGGATAGAGCGCGTAGTACGCCAGCTCGTAGGAGAGTGACCAGGCCGTGCCGAAATTGGGCAGCACCGCCGCCCAGCGCCCGCACTGGTAGTTGAGATCGGCCACCAGCAACACATTCAGCAGCAATTGCGATGGATGGATGCTCGCCAGCATATCCGCATAGCCCGGGAGGCCGAGCCACACGCCGATTGCCAGCAGGGACAGGGCGAGCGCGAAGCCGATCAGCAGGATCGGGTACAGCCGCCGCAGCCGCAGGTAGAAATAATGGCGCACCCCGGCCCAGTCGCCGAGCGGCCGCGTGGCGCTGGCATAGTGGATGCTGAAGCCCGACAGCAGGAAGAAGAACAGCACCGCATTGTGCGCATAGCCGCCAAACAGCACCGCCAGCACGGGCGTACCCGGTTTGCCGGCATGGTAGCCGAGCACCTGCAGCACATGCGACAGCACCACATAGGCAGCCGCCACTCCGCGTGCCGCCTCGACGCTGGCGATGCGCCTTGCCTCAGCCATAGCGGATGGCGACGTTCGGTTCGCCGAGCCAACCCTTCAGGCCAGCCAGCAGGTCATCGTGCAGGGTGATGCGCCAGGCCTCGCCCAGCAGCAGCTCGCAGCGCGCCTCGCCGTTGTGGTAATCGACCGCCACCGGGCAGGCGCCATTCTTGTACGGCTCAAGCAGCGAGCGCAGCTTGGCCGAGTCGGATAGCCCGTTCATGCGCAGCGCCAGGCGCCGCGCGAACTGGCTGCGCGATTCGGCCAGGTCATACAGCGCATCGGCGACGACACGCACGCCGCCGGTATAGTCGTCGTGGCGCACGCTGGCCTTGACGACCACCAGCGCGTCTTCCTTGATCTTGCCACGGCACTGGTCGAACAGTTCGCCGAATACCGAGGCCTCGACCTGGCCGGTGCCGTCATCGAGCTTCACGAAGGCCATGCGGCCGCGCTGCGTCTGCTTGACGCGCACCTCGAGCACCACGCCGGCCAGCGTCTGCAGCTCCTTCGACGGCGCCAGCGAGCTGAGCTTCTGCTTGACGAAGGTCCTCACCTCGGGCGCATAGCCGTCGAACGGGTGGCCGGACAGGTAGTAGCCAATCGCCAGCTTTTCTTCCTGCAGCCGCTTGATCGTGTCCCAGCGTGCGCAATCGACCATCTCGACGCCCGGCGCATCGTCTTCGAGCATGTCGAACAGCCCGCCCTGGTTGGCGTTGCTGTTGATCTGCTCGGCCTGGTCCATCGCCAGCTGCACATTGGCCATGAGCTTGGCGCGGTGGTCGTCGACGCTGTCGAAGGCACCACCACGGATCAGCGCCTCGATCACGCGCTTGTTGACGAGCCGCTTGTCGGTGCGCTTGCAGAAATCGAACAGGTCCTCGAACGGGCCGCCCGCCTCGCGCACCGCGACGATATGGTCGACCGCCTGCTCGCCGGTGCCCTTGATCGCCCCCAGCGCATAGCGGATCTCGCGGCGCGACACGGGCACGAAGCGGTAGAAGCTCTCGTTGACATCGGGCGCCAGGATGACGAGATTGTTCTTTCTGTCACGGCAGTCTTCGTAGAACACGCGCAACTGGTCGGTGTTGTCCAGTTCGGACGACATCGTCGCGGCCATGAAGGCAGCCGTGTGGTGCGCCTTGAGCCAGGCTGTCTGGTAGGCCACCACCGCGTAGGCCGCCGTGTGCGACTTGTTGAAGCCGTACTCGGCAAACTTGGTCATCAGGTCGAACAGCTGTTCGGCCAGCGCCGGATCGTAGCCCTTCTCCTTCGCGCCGTCGGCAATCGTGGCGCGGTGCTTGGCCATCTCCTCGGGCTTCTTCTTGCCCATCGCCCGTCGCAGCATGTCGGCGCCACCGAGCGTGTAGCCGCCGATGATCTGCGAGATCTGCATCACCTGTTCCTGGTATACGATCACGCCGTAGGTCGGCTCCAGGCACTTGGTCAGGTCCGGGTGGAAATAGTCGATCGCCTGCTTGCCGGCCTTGCGCAGGATGAAGTCGTCCACCATGCCCGAGCCGAGCGGGCCGGGGCGATACAGCGCCAGCACCGCGATGATGTCTTCGAAGCGGTCGGGCTTGAGCTTTTCCAGCAGCTTCTTCATGCCCTGCGATTCAAGCTGGAACACGGCGGTGGTGTTCGCATCCTTGAGCACCTTGTAGGCGGCCGGGTCGTCGAAGCTCAGCAGGTTCAGGTCGGTGGTGAAGCTCGGGTCGAGCTTCTTGATGTAGCGCACCGCGAGGTCGATGATCGTCAGGTTGCGCAGGCCCAGGAAGTCGAATTTCACCAGCCCGACCTGCTCCACGTCGTCCTTGTCGAACTGCGACACCGGGCTCGCATCGTCACCGTAGGCCTGGTACAGCGGACAGAAGTCGGTGAGCTTGCCCGGCGCGATCAGCACGCCGCCGGCGTGCATGCCGACGTTGCGCGTCATGCCTTCGAGCTTCTTGGCGAGCTCCCACAACTCCTGGATTTCTTCTTCGTTTTCGAGCCGCTCCTTCAGCTGCGGCTCCATCTCCACCGCATCGTCGAGCGAGTACTGCTTGCCCGGCGCGGCCGGGATCAGCTTCGAGATGCCGTCGACAAAGCCGTAGGACAGGTCCAGCACGCGGCCGACGTCACGCACCACCGCCTTCGCCGCCATGGTGCCGAAGGTGGCGATCTGCGACACCGCATCGACGCCGTAGTGCTCGCGCACGTACTCGATGACACGCCAGCGGTTGTCCTGGCAGAAGTCGATGTCGAAGTCGGGCATCGATACCCGCTCCGGGTTCAAAAAGCGTTCGAACAGCAGTGCGTAGGCCAGCGGGTCGATGTCGGTGATGCCGAGCGAGTACGCCACCAGCGAGCCGGCGCCCGAGCCCCGGCCTGGGCCGACCGGGCAGCCGTTGTGCTTGGCCCAGTTGATGAAGTCCGCAACGATCAGGAAGTAGCCCGGGAAGCCCATCTGGACAATGGTATCGGTCTCGAACTTGAGGCGATCGACGTAGATCGGCATCTTCTCGGCGCGCAATGCCTCGTCCGGGTACAGCTCCTGCATGCGGAGCTCGAGGCCCTCCTTGGCGCGCTGCACGAGGTAGTCGTCGAGCGACATGCCATCCGGCGTCGGGAACAGCGGCAGGAAGTTCTTGCCGAGCTGCACCGTCAGGTTGCAGCGCTTGGCGATCTCGACGGTATTTTCGAGCGCCTCGGGAATGTCGGCGAACAGCGCGACCATCTCCTCGCGCGACTTGAAATACTGCTCGTCGCTATACAGCTTGGGCCGGCGCTTGTCGGCCAGCACATAGCCTTCGGCGATGCACACGCGCGCCTCGTGCGCCTTGAAGTCGTCGCGCTCCATGAACTGGATCGGATGCGTCGCCACCACCGGCAGGTCGAGCTCGGTGGCGAGATGCAGGCTGCCCTGCACGCATTGCTCGACGCCGGGCAGGTTGATGCGCTGCAACTCGAGGTAATAGGCATCGGGGAACTGCGCCGCCCACCACTGCGCATGCGCGCGTGCCTGGGCCTCATTGCCGGCCAGCAGCGACTGGCCCACATCGCCGAGATGCGCGCCGGACAAGGCGATCACGTCCGAGTTGTCGCCAGCCGCGAGCCATTCGCGCTTGATCTCGGCGCGCTCGCGATACTGATTGGTACGGAACGCCAGCGTCAGCAGCTCGCACAGACGGCCGTAGCCAGCGCGGTTCTTGCAGATCAGCAGCACGCGGCTCGGCTTGTCGCGGTCGACCTCGTTCTCGATCCACACATCGACCCCTGCCACGGGCTTGATGCCCGCGCCGCGGCAAGCCTTGTAGAACTTGACCATGCCGAACATATTGGACAGGTCCGAAATGCCGAGTGCCGGCATCTGGTCAGCCTTGGCGCGATCGACGGCTTCGTCGATGCGGACAATGCCGTCGGTGATCGAGTATTCGGAATGGACGCGGAGGTGGATGAAGTCAGGGGCAGTCATCCGCGCATTGTACCGCAGCCGGCCTTGCTCCCGAGAGGCCAAAACGTCGCCCGGCAACGGCTGGCTACCGGGCGCTTATACTGGAAATACTCTCATTCAAATAAATGCAGCATGACCCCGCTCGCGCAGCGTCTATCCCGTCGCCTACACAACCTGCTACAAGCGCTGCTGTGCCTGATGCTTTTGCTAGGCGCCCAGCCGGCCCCGGCGCAGCCGCTCAGGCTCTGCGCGCCCGACTGGGAAGCATGGCCCGTGGCATATAACGGGATGCGCAACGGCGCCGCCGTCGAACTACTCAGGCGGGCCGCGAGCCTGGCTGGATCGGACATCGACATGCAGGCACTGCCCACCAAGCGCTGCCAGCAAATGGTGCAGCAAGGCAGATTATCAGGCTTGCTGGTTGCCGACACGCCCATCGCCCAACGGCTGTTTGCCCTACCGCTCGCGCCCAACGGCAGGCCCGATCCGCAAGCGCAAGTCGCCACGCTGGCGGTGTTTGCGTTTCGCGTGCGCACGACAAATTTCGGCTGGGACGGACGTCGTTTCACCGGCTCGCCGCACATCGGCATCAACCGTTCAAGCCTGATCCTGAAAGGGCTGCTGGATGCCCAGCACCTCGACTACGACGAGAATAGCGATACGCCGTCACAACTGCTGCTGAAGCTGCTGGCAGGTCGCCTGGACCTGATACTGGCCCCGCGGGAAGTGATCGACACCTCCCTCACCGTCACATTCCCCGGCAACAAGGCTATCGAGCAGCTGCCTCTCCCCGTTGTGCAGATCAACTTCCACCTGGGCTTCTCTCCCGCCTACTACCAGGCACACCGTCAGCAGGCCAATGCCATGTGGCGGGCACTGATCGTGCTGAACCGGCTGAATACCTTCAGCAAGCTGCTGGAATCGGAAAAGCAGCATCAAACCAATCAATGAATTTCATTTGATTACAAAAAACAATCAAATACGATAGTGCAAATATTCTAACATTCGTAATAATATATTATCTGAACGTAACCCTCAGAGGGTGGCATCATGAACCATGCACTGCGCCGTTTGCGACAGGACCAGATCGATGTCGGCACCCCGCTGGAGTTCGATGTATACGACGAGCAGCGCAATCTGCTGTTGCGCAAGGGGCAGGTGATCTGCAGCGAGAAGCAGCGCGATACCCTGCTCGAACGCGGCGTGTTCGCCGACCCGCAACATCTCGACGACAAGCCCGCCGCCGCCGGCCCGATCAACCCGTTCTGGCTGTGGAACAACCTCGAGCGGCAGCTCGCCAGGCTGTTGAAGGAAATCGCCGTACAAACGGAAGGCGTCGACTACAGCGACGCCCTGCTCGGCATTGTCAGCCTGCTGCAGACGCTGTGCGACAAGGACCCCGATGCCGGTCTCGCCTGCCTGACCATCCAGGATGCTCAGGAATACCCGATACGGCACTCGCTGGAAAGCGCCATCCTCGTCGAAATGCTCGGCCGCCGCCTCAATTGGGATGCCGCCGAGCGCCGCACCGCCACTGTCGCCGCGCTGACGATGAACGTCAGCATCCTCGAACTGCAGGCCCGCTTGT
This window harbors:
- a CDS encoding efflux RND transporter permease subunit yields the protein MFSRFFIDRPIFAAVISIFIMLAGLAAMRVLPIAQYPEIAPPVVTVRAVYPGASAEVLEQTVAAPLENQINGVEHMQYMSSTSASNGVVEIQVTFEIGTNVDQAALNVNNRVKQAEARLPQEVRRQGVSVEKGSSAFLQVLAFYSPDARYSDLYISNYVTQNVLDQVKRIPGTTNVQIFGAKDYAMRIWLKPDRLTQLKMTTGEVINAINQQNAQFAPGKIGQSPNDKDQELVYTITAKGRLADVKEFENIIVRANNGGSMVKLKDVARVELGSKDNDFIGRYNGKPATLLGIFLQPGANALDVADEVNRTMTQIAERFPQGMTYATPYDTTRFVEVSIHEVLKTLGEAMVLVFLVVYLFLQNWRATLIPTIAVPVSLIGTFAGMLLLGYSINTLTLFGMVLAIGIVVDDAIVVLENVERIMHEEHVSAHAAAVKAMREVTGPVIAIVLTLTAVFVPIAFLGGLTGELYRQFAITISIAVCISGVVALTLTPSLCVLILKREHKQPGRFFTWFNDWFHRVTGRYVNGVHFMLKRSVLGVLLFAGMVAITAGLWKHTPGSLVPEEDQGYYIGAVYLPDGATLQRTDKVVQQVIGAIQSNEANAHVISFAGMDFLGGGFRNSAATLFVTQKPWDQRKVKASELVGELFMKTAGIKEALVLAFNPPAIFGLGNAGGFEFYIQNRGDGGAKRLNEVTQQFMERANKDPMLAGVNTLWRASTPQLYVDVDREKAASLGVPVDEVFNTLSATLGNYYVNDFNKFGRTWQVIMAADSRYRMKPEDIGAMYVKSSTGKMIPLSAFTKVQYSSGPETLDRFNNLPSVKLMGQGAPGVSSGQAIARVEQIAKEVLPPDFSYDWGGASFQEKRSSGTSGLAIGMAAVMVFLILAAQYEKWSLPFSVMLALPFGTFGALVAVWLRGFNNDVYFQIGLVTLLGLAAKNAILIIEFAVLKKNEGLSTVDAALEAARLRFRPILMTSLAFILGVLPLAISTGAGAASRQSVGTGVVGGMIAATFLAVFFVPLFFKLITNLRMGKGKEEDVIPVERTTTEEPNA
- a CDS encoding N-methyl-D-aspartate receptor NMDAR2C subunit, with translation MPEVLPATDWAAERWQALWRRMASGYDGSADYFTLRRAYDEPHRAYHTFAHIAACLRWYDAAVEAGAAARNDLLELAIWFHDAIYDPHRSDNEARSARWWQKLANKAGVAAGEVAQVADWIMLTRHVDTPVDPLAVLLIDIDLAILGSDADVFAEFERQVRQEYRWVPGLIYRRKRREVLASFLARPRVYGTDYFEARLGRQAMLNLAQAIAALGG
- the dnaE gene encoding DNA polymerase III subunit alpha; this encodes MTAPDFIHLRVHSEYSITDGIVRIDEAVDRAKADQMPALGISDLSNMFGMVKFYKACRGAGIKPVAGVDVWIENEVDRDKPSRVLLICKNRAGYGRLCELLTLAFRTNQYRERAEIKREWLAAGDNSDVIALSGAHLGDVGQSLLAGNEAQARAHAQWWAAQFPDAYYLELQRINLPGVEQCVQGSLHLATELDLPVVATHPIQFMERDDFKAHEARVCIAEGYVLADKRRPKLYSDEQYFKSREEMVALFADIPEALENTVEIAKRCNLTVQLGKNFLPLFPTPDGMSLDDYLVQRAKEGLELRMQELYPDEALRAEKMPIYVDRLKFETDTIVQMGFPGYFLIVADFINWAKHNGCPVGPGRGSGAGSLVAYSLGITDIDPLAYALLFERFLNPERVSMPDFDIDFCQDNRWRVIEYVREHYGVDAVSQIATFGTMAAKAVVRDVGRVLDLSYGFVDGISKLIPAAPGKQYSLDDAVEMEPQLKERLENEEEIQELWELAKKLEGMTRNVGMHAGGVLIAPGKLTDFCPLYQAYGDDASPVSQFDKDDVEQVGLVKFDFLGLRNLTIIDLAVRYIKKLDPSFTTDLNLLSFDDPAAYKVLKDANTTAVFQLESQGMKKLLEKLKPDRFEDIIAVLALYRPGPLGSGMVDDFILRKAGKQAIDYFHPDLTKCLEPTYGVIVYQEQVMQISQIIGGYTLGGADMLRRAMGKKKPEEMAKHRATIADGAKEKGYDPALAEQLFDLMTKFAEYGFNKSHTAAYAVVAYQTAWLKAHHTAAFMAATMSSELDNTDQLRVFYEDCRDRKNNLVILAPDVNESFYRFVPVSRREIRYALGAIKGTGEQAVDHIVAVREAGGPFEDLFDFCKRTDKRLVNKRVIEALIRGGAFDSVDDHRAKLMANVQLAMDQAEQINSNANQGGLFDMLEDDAPGVEMVDCARWDTIKRLQEEKLAIGYYLSGHPFDGYAPEVRTFVKQKLSSLAPSKELQTLAGVVLEVRVKQTQRGRMAFVKLDDGTGQVEASVFGELFDQCRGKIKEDALVVVKASVRHDDYTGGVRVVADALYDLAESRSQFARRLALRMNGLSDSAKLRSLLEPYKNGACPVAVDYHNGEARCELLLGEAWRITLHDDLLAGLKGWLGEPNVAIRYG
- a CDS encoding efflux RND transporter periplasmic adaptor subunit, giving the protein MRVSTTKIATSVSLALVVLAGCSKEQPGGHMGGMPPPEVAVVKVTPQNLPVVFEYVGQTAGSKEVEVRGRVTGILEKRLYEEGAAVKAGQPLFLIDPKPFEAQAAAAEADVASAEAKLAQARREATRLKPLIEQKAVSQKEYDDAVSTEQLSAAALKSAQARLTEARLNLGYTHVNAPVAGITSKAQKSEGSLVQAGGDSLLTTLVQVDPIYVNFSISEDDQLRLDHDAADGKVKLPDGGKFKVNVRLADGSMAAQAGRLNFRDAHVNTSTGTYDARAELPNANGKLAAGQFVRVLLSGGERPNALAVPQRAVIESGQGKLVFLVGKGKDGAPIAQPQPVEVGEWVDMGKDRGWIIRSGLKGGEEVIVDGLPKLRPGAPVKPVPLGAAPAAAPAAQPKA
- a CDS encoding TetR family transcriptional regulator codes for the protein MARRTKEEAQETRCQLLDAAEQVFSEKGVAHTSLADVAAAAGLTRGAIYWHFKNKADLLDAMCDRATMPMEELLEAYTESTSSPLQRIRLRAAEALRQTAHDARFRSMLIIVFHKCEYVDELSAVKERHLQSRNECVEQVTQEFTDSVAAGELPADLDPRRAAIGLFAFFDGLVYNWLLDPTYFDIDTNAQYWVDQYLGGVRQPLPDPGPEQETKPAAASRGKRCCR
- a CDS encoding acyltransferase family protein; this translates as MAEARRIASVEAARGVAAAYVVLSHVLQVLGYHAGKPGTPVLAVLFGGYAHNAVLFFFLLSGFSIHYASATRPLGDWAGVRHYFYLRLRRLYPILLIGFALALSLLAIGVWLGLPGYADMLASIHPSQLLLNVLLVADLNYQCGRWAAVLPNFGTAWSLSYELAYYALYPLFWRVAQRYSTQAAVGAGAALSVLALAMGPIACDHVWNVLSLYFLWCLGAWVADMRRRDARVAIPRQLLWIAISGLLVLVPAIGSTRFAIATDLGWGIMFALILLLPLSRPANWPVGLRGLAALAAILPTLVALSATLLQLWGPKSAAGIVQMAVFALAGALLVVRNYHPLLGRLTQIGIRLTVPVGMISYALYLVHYPILHFANSLAPVHTPTGIAPWLAVALLLTLVFSYWLERRFQPFAAHRLDAWCAAWLPARVRDA